The Tautonia plasticadhaerens nucleotide sequence CTACGACAAGAGCGGCACCGGCTGGGGGCGGGGCGACGCGCTGTATGCCTGCGACGAGCGGCGGGGCAACTGCACCGACTTCCACGCACTGCTGATCGGCATGGCCAGGTCGGTCGGCATCCCGGCCCGCTTCGCCATCGGCCTGGCGCTGCCGGGGGAGGGGGGGGCGGGCGAGATCGCCGGCTACCACTGCTGGGCGGAGCTGTATGTCGAGGGTCGGGGCTGGGTGCCGGTGGACGCCAGCGAGGCGGCCAAGGACCCCTCCCGGAGGGAGTACTTCTTCGGGCACCACGACGAGGACCGCCTGGAGTTCAGCCGGGGCCGGCACCTGACGCTGGAGCCGCCGCAACAGGGGCCGCCGCTGAACTTCTTCGTCGATCCCTACGCCGAGATCGACGGCGTGCCCCACGCGGCGATCGCTCGGCGCGCCACATTCGAGGACCTGGAGGGCGTCGAGGGGCCGTCGGCACCGGCCCCCGGGGGGGATCGGCGCTGAGCCGAGGTCGTTCCGGTGAGGTCGCCCCGCTCCCGGGGAGACCTCCCCGGAACCCCGCCGATGGTGGGAATCTCGGACATCCCGGACTCAGTCGAGCCGGGATGCGACGGGCAGCTTCGACCGCCAGCCCTCCTCGTAGGGATCGGAGAAGTGGAGCTGGACCGCCGCCGCCCTCGTCGCGTCGGTCTTCCGCAGCAGTTCGAGGGCGTCCCGGATGCGACCGAGGCGGGGGTCGGCCTCGACCCCGGGCCGGTCGGCGGCGCGGTCGAGTCGGTCGAGGGCGGCGGCGAGGTCGAGGATCCGGGATCGGATCTCCAGGAAGTCGCGCTCCAGCACGTCGGCGGCGGTTCGGGTCCGGCTCATGGGGACTCCTCCGGGGAGGGAAGGGGTCGGAATCGGGTCCGGCGGGCCTCCCATCTTCGCAGCCCGGGGGGCGGCACGCAATTTGTGCCCGGGTGGGGCACGTCGACGACCCGCCCGGCGTCGGGGCGTCGGCTCATGACGCTTGTCCCGGTCGAACGGGATGGTATGGTTGTTGGTATGGGATCGATCGATCCGGCGAGCCCCGCCGCGAGGATCGCGAGCGGGCCCGCCAACGGACGCCCTGGAGAGGACACCATGACCCGGTTCATCCGCCGAATCGCCCTCGGGGGCCTGCTGGCCCTGGCGTTGGGATTGACGCCGAGGCCCGCGGTCGGCAACGGCTTCGGGCTGTTCGGCCCGAGGGAGACGGTCTACCTCGGTTCCCCGGTCGAGACGATCTACGCCGTCCCGACGGCCACCTCGTACGTCGTCCCCACGACCTCGATCGTCTCGACCTCGTACCTGGTGCCGACCGCGTCGTACGTCTATCGCCCGGCACGTTACACGCTGGCCCCGACGATCTACCGGTCGGCCTCCACGCTGCTGCCGACGAGCTACCTGGTCGGCTCGTCGTACCTGCGGCCGACCCGCTATTACCTGGATGACGTGGTCTCGACGTCGTACGTCCCGACCTCCTACGCCTACTCGACCAGCCTGCTCTACCCGTCGAGCGTCGTGTACGACTCGACCCCGATCGTGGTCGATCGCCCGGTCGCCGCGCCGTCGCCATCGCCGTCCGGGACCTCGGCCACTCGTCGCAACGAGCCGGCGCTGCAGGCACCCAGGCAGTCGGGCAATCCCCCGGGGACCGGCCGGTCGCCCGAGCTGGAGAGCCGGGCCATCGAGCCCCGACAGCCGGAGGCCTCCGCCGCCCCCGCCGAGGAGGAGGATGCCGGGATCGTCCCCGAGCCCTCCAGCCCCCCCACGCTGCCGGCCCCCGGCGAGGACGGGGCGATCGAGGGGATCATGCCCCTGCCCGAGCCCTTCGAGACGCGGACCTCGCAGCGCCCCGCGTTCTCGGGGGGCCTGCCCGGCTCGACCCTGGCCGCCGCCACGAAGCTGGTGCAGGGCCGGGTCCGGGACGAGCAGACCCGGGGCCCCGTCTCCGGCCTGGTCGTGACCTTCTCGAACACCGTCTCCAGCTTCGCCGAGCGTCGGGCCGTCACCGACGAGGACGGCCAGTTCCGGCTCGCCGAGTTCCTCCCCGACGGCGACTGGTCGATCGTCGTCTCCGGCTCCGGGGCCAACGCCCCGACTCGCACCTATCCCCAGGTCACCGTCATGGGCGGGCGGATCTACGACCGCCTGGGCCGGGATTACTCGAAGCTGGTGCTCGACTATTGATCGACCGGGCCTGACCGGCCCGGGTTCGCGATTCCCAGGGACGGCGCCGGCCCCGGCCGGCGCCGTTCGTTTTTCCCCCCACCGCCCCGGGGAGTCCCATCCGATCGAGCGGGATCGGCCCGCCGACCGACCCCGCGGTCAGGGCCCGGGCCGGAGACGGCCCGGGGGGACCTTGGTTCGCGTTGCGTCGCGGTGGGCTTCGCCGCCGAGGCCGGGGAGCTGCGGTCCCGAGATGCCCGAACCTCCCCTGCGAATCTGCGACCTCCTCGCCTACTTCCACCCGTATGCCAGCGGGGCCGAGCGGCAGGCGTTGGCGCAGGGGGCCGAGCTGGCCCGCCGGGGGCATGCGGTCCGGGTGGTCACGCAGGCGGTCCGGGGGTCGGGCCTGCCGAAGGACGAGGTGATCCGGGGGGTGCTCGTGCACCGCTGGATCGAGCCGGTCCGGGTCGGCCCGCTGTTCGGCCTGAGCTTCGTGGCCGGTGCCGTCCGGGCGTTGCGTCGGCTGCGAGCCGAGTACGACCTGATCCACACGCACCAGGGGCTCTGGGAGTCGATCTCGACGGGCGTGGCCCGGTCGGTGATCGACGCCCCGACGCTGGTGCAGCCGGCCAGCTCCGGCTACTTCGGCGAGGCCGAGGAGATGGCCCGGACCCGGGGGTTCCCCGCCCTCCGTCGCCTCGCGCTGCGGAACACCGCCTTCGCGGCGATCTCCGAGGACATCGAACGGCAATGGCTCGCCCTGGGGGTCCCGCCGTCGCGCATGCACCGGATGGCCAGCGGGGTCGAGACCGATCGCTTCCACCCCGGCCCCTCGGCGGTGGAATCTCGTTTCCCCCCCCGGCCCCGCGTCCTCTTCACCGGCCGCCTGCACCCGCAGAAGAACCTTGATGTGCTGCTCGACGCCTGGGCCGAGGTCGCCCGGCGATCGACCGCTCACCTGATCCTCCTGGGGGACGGGCCCGACCGCGGCCGCCTCGTCGCGAAGGCGAAGGACATGGGCCTCGCCGATCGGGTCCACTTCCCGGGACCGGTCGACGACCCGGCCGACTCCCTCCGCGCCGCCGACGTGTTCGTCCTGCCCAGCGTCGCCGAGGGG carries:
- a CDS encoding carboxypeptidase-like regulatory domain-containing protein codes for the protein MTRFIRRIALGGLLALALGLTPRPAVGNGFGLFGPRETVYLGSPVETIYAVPTATSYVVPTTSIVSTSYLVPTASYVYRPARYTLAPTIYRSASTLLPTSYLVGSSYLRPTRYYLDDVVSTSYVPTSYAYSTSLLYPSSVVYDSTPIVVDRPVAAPSPSPSGTSATRRNEPALQAPRQSGNPPGTGRSPELESRAIEPRQPEASAAPAEEEDAGIVPEPSSPPTLPAPGEDGAIEGIMPLPEPFETRTSQRPAFSGGLPGSTLAAATKLVQGRVRDEQTRGPVSGLVVTFSNTVSSFAERRAVTDEDGQFRLAEFLPDGDWSIVVSGSGANAPTRTYPQVTVMGGRIYDRLGRDYSKLVLDY
- a CDS encoding glycosyltransferase family 4 protein, translating into MPEPPLRICDLLAYFHPYASGAERQALAQGAELARRGHAVRVVTQAVRGSGLPKDEVIRGVLVHRWIEPVRVGPLFGLSFVAGAVRALRRLRAEYDLIHTHQGLWESISTGVARSVIDAPTLVQPASSGYFGEAEEMARTRGFPALRRLALRNTAFAAISEDIERQWLALGVPPSRMHRMASGVETDRFHPGPSAVESRFPPRPRVLFTGRLHPQKNLDVLLDAWAEVARRSTAHLILLGDGPDRGRLVAKAKDMGLADRVHFPGPVDDPADSLRAADVFVLPSVAEGMSNSLLEAMATGLPCIASEIGGNTDLLAEGPRGLLVPPGDRDGWADAILRVLGDEGLARSLGEAALGLIGERFAMPVVVDRYVDLYRSLLAGSG